The segment TGAAAAATTGGGAGAAAAGATTGTTTCCCTTGCACCTGCGGATATCCTCATTTTATCAAGCGGTTTTGCCGGAGCGATTGTGTCTGGAATCACTATGCTTGTCCTTAGGAAAAAAGGCTATAGAATGTTCTAACAAACACCTCATTAAGGTGTTTTTTTTATGCGAAAATAGGTGAATATGCCGTTTGAATGTGCTCCACTTAGTCAGTTTTTCCCTGAAAAATGAATAAATCCTCTCAGAATGGGAAAGGAATAATTTTGGGAGGAGTGAAAAAATATATGAAAAAAACAAATACGGCAATAAAAAGAATATTTATGGTGCTATTATTTACGGCAGCTCTTTTTGCTACATTTCAATCCGTTTCCGGTGTACAGGCTAAAATGGTTTCAGAGTGGGTGGCCGATGATTACAGCCGAATTTCATCCCAGACCATCAGCCCTTATTTACGTAATAGCTATAAAACATTAGGATTGGCGTTTAAAAAGCTCAATTTCTTATCAGCCGGGGAAACTCAAATTTCTTCTAGTGCAGAGGTCAAAGGAAATCCACCTAATCTTGAAGAAGCATTTGATTGGTCGAAATACCCGAAGTTGACAGTCACTGCTACAGGATATACCGCCGGATACGAATCAACAGGGAAAAATCCGGATAATCCAAGCTATGGAATTACATATTCAGGGTTAAAAGTGAAGAGGGATCTCTATTCCACTGTTGCAGCCGACCTGAGAGTCTTTCCGATTGGAACCATTTTGTTCATCCCCGGTTATGGATATGGAGTTGTAGCTGATACAGGTTCTGCCATAAAGGGGAATAAGCTCGACTTATATTATGAAACCGTCCAGGATGTATATGCACATTGGGGCAAGAAAAGCCTTGATGTATATATCGTTCAAAAAGGCGATGGCAAAATTACAGAAAAAGAATTATCTGCCTTGAATGAAGCAAAAGCCATGCAAGTTTTCAGGCAGCAATATGTCAATGTAAAAAATCAATGATACAAAAAGCAGCAGGCTTCAGCCTGCTGCTTTATTTTTTCAAGGAATAAGGGAGTTCTACCTCACTGAACGGCACTGGATGGAGAAGCTTTGCCAAATGTATCAATCCCTCTAGAAGGCGGGGAGAGGGACGGCAGTATAGTGCTTCTTCCAAGACTACAATTTTATTTTCTTGAACGGCACGCAGCTTTTCCCATCCGGGGCGTTTCTTAACGATGGCAGGGTTGATTTTCTTCTTGTGCACCCCGACCCAGGCCAAGCAGATGCATTGCGGGTTTCTTTTCAGCACATCTTCCCAATCGGTCTGTACACTTGCCAATTCCACGTCAGAGAAAAGATTCACTGCTCCTGCCAATTCACTTATTTCAGTCAGCCAATTCGTTTTGCCAGGGGTGAAGACGGGTTTTGGCCACCATTCCCAGTATAACGAAGGCTTCTGTTCCACCGTTCTGCTGATATCCCTGCACGACTGAATGGCCTCTTCCATCTCTTCAATGACTTGTGAAGCTCTTTCGCTTGCTCCACAAAGGTCTCCAACTGTACGAATGTCGCGGATGATATCAGACAGGCTTTGCGGATCCAGCACAACATGGGGAATGTCCCTTTTTTGCAATTCCTCAATATTCTTTTCCATTCCGGGAACACTCAGTGAGGCTAATACTAAATCAGGATTTAACTTTTCGAGATCATCCATTCTAATGGACAAATCGGGACCAAGCTTTGGGAGGCTGCTGATCGAAGCGGGCCAATCAGAAAAATCATCGACTCCGATCAGTTGACTCGTCAAATCCAAATAGGCCAATATTTCTGTGTTGCTGGGGCAAATTGAAATCAATCTCATAAAATCACCATATGAAAAAATAATAAAGAATCAAGGTTAAAAGAATTCCGGTCAAGCCGCCGAAGAAAACCTCAATCGGTTTATGGCCAAGAAGCTCTTTTAATTCCTTCTGCCTCTGCTCCGCCGGTTTTTTCTGCCACAGCTTTGCTTCATCCACAAGCCTCTGAAAATCGGCGGCGAGCTTATTGAGCACGATGGCCTGCTCCCCGGCTTGTCGACGCACGCCTGTTGCATCGAACATCACGATGATGGCAAATACAGCCGAAACGGCAAAGACAGGAGATCCAAGACCGGATTCAATTGCCACACCGGTAGCGAGCCCCGTTACGGCTGCAGAGTGAGAGCTTGGCATCCCGCCTGTGGAGGTAAGGAGCGACCAGTCGATCTTTCTGGTTGCGATGAATTGAATGGGAACTTTAACAAATTGAGCAAAAAAGATGCCGGCAATGGCGGCCCATAATGGAAAGTTTGTAAGTAAATCCATGAAGTGAGATCATCCTTTCAAGCAGACAGTAATAGAAAGTCGGATTTATTAACTATACCCATAAACACTGCATGGTTATGCAGAAATTTCTAACTTATTGAATCGATTATAACACAGGGAAAAGAATCTAAATGCCATTCAAAAATTTAGGGGTTCGAAATATTTGGGCATTTCTTTTATAATGAGGAAGGAGGTGATGTGGGGATGTTTAAAACAAAGAATATCCATCCTTTTGAACAAGAATCTGAAGTATTGATCGTCGGATTAAAAGATAAACCGGAAAAATTTGAAGGCTTGCTGTCTGAGCTGGATGAAGCCTTTAGTGGAGAATTGACGGAGCTCGTCAAATCAGGTGATGTATCAGCAAAAGCCAAGTCCACAGCTAAAATACATACATTCGGAAAAGTGAAAGCTAAAAGACTGTTTTTTGTAGGAACGGGGAAAGAAAAAGACCTGACTTTTGATTTGCTGAAAGAAATTTTCGGACGTGTATTCAAGGAACTGAAATCTCAGGGTCAAAGCCATGTCTCTGTTATGCTGGATACATTCCTTGCTGAAGGCATTGAGGCGCAGGATGCAGCACATGCCCTTGCAGAAAGCTTTGCTCTTTCTACCTATGAATTCGAAGGGTACAAGCGCAAATCCAATAGGCCTGACAAACGCATCGAATCCATCACAGTTCTTTCCGCTTCATCAGAAGAGGAACTGGATGCGGCTCTTGCAGTGGGCTACGCTTATGGAAAAGGCACGAATTCAGCAAGGACACTTGTCAACACGCCGGGTAATTTGCTGACGGCAACAGATTTAGCCAGTCATGCCATTCAGCTGGCTGAAAAATATGGATTTGAAACAGACATCCTTGATAAAGAGGAAATGGAGAAACTCGGTATGGGTGCCTTCCTCGCAGTCAATCAGGGTTCTGTAGAACCGCCAAAAATGATCGTCCTGAAATATCAAGGAAAAGAAAACTGGGAAGATGTCATCGGTCTTGTCGGAAAAGGAATCACATTCGATACAGGCGGCTATTCCATCAAACCAAAAGATGGAATCGTCGGCATGAAATCGGATATGGGCGGAGCAGCTGCTGTTCTTGGAGCAATGGAAGTCATCGGAGAGCTGAAACCGGAACAAAATGTGGTTGCAGTCATTCCATCCACAGACAACATGATCAGTGGTGCGGCATTCAAACCAGATGATGTCATCACATCAATGAGCGGCAAAACGATTGAAGTCCTCAATACAGATGCAGAGGGTCGCCTTGCACTTGCAGATGCAATGACATATGCAAAACATCATGGAGCACAATACTTGATTGATGTAGCGACGCTGACAGGCGGCGTAATCGTGGCTCTAGGGCTCGATAAGACCGGTGCCCTTACAAATCATGAGGAACTGTTCGAGCAGGTATTAGAAGCTTCTGATGAGGCAGGAGAATTCATCTGGCGCCTTCCTTATACGAAAAAAGACATCGAAAGAGTTCGTGGAAGCCAAATTGCTGACTTGAATAACTCTCCAGGCAGAGACGGGCATGCGATCATGGGGGGAGCATTTGTGGGTGAATTTGCAGAAGGCACTCCATGGGTCCATCTGGACATCGCCGGAACTGCTACAACGACAAAGGGATACGACCT is part of the Falsibacillus pallidus genome and harbors:
- a CDS encoding 3D domain-containing protein, which produces MKKTNTAIKRIFMVLLFTAALFATFQSVSGVQAKMVSEWVADDYSRISSQTISPYLRNSYKTLGLAFKKLNFLSAGETQISSSAEVKGNPPNLEEAFDWSKYPKLTVTATGYTAGYESTGKNPDNPSYGITYSGLKVKRDLYSTVAADLRVFPIGTILFIPGYGYGVVADTGSAIKGNKLDLYYETVQDVYAHWGKKSLDVYIVQKGDGKITEKELSALNEAKAMQVFRQQYVNVKNQ
- a CDS encoding cobalamin-binding protein — protein: MRLISICPSNTEILAYLDLTSQLIGVDDFSDWPASISSLPKLGPDLSIRMDDLEKLNPDLVLASLSVPGMEKNIEELQKRDIPHVVLDPQSLSDIIRDIRTVGDLCGASERASQVIEEMEEAIQSCRDISRTVEQKPSLYWEWWPKPVFTPGKTNWLTEISELAGAVNLFSDVELASVQTDWEDVLKRNPQCICLAWVGVHKKKINPAIVKKRPGWEKLRAVQENKIVVLEEALYCRPSPRLLEGLIHLAKLLHPVPFSEVELPYSLKK
- a CDS encoding divergent PAP2 family protein, whose product is MDLLTNFPLWAAIAGIFFAQFVKVPIQFIATRKIDWSLLTSTGGMPSSHSAAVTGLATGVAIESGLGSPVFAVSAVFAIIVMFDATGVRRQAGEQAIVLNKLAADFQRLVDEAKLWQKKPAEQRQKELKELLGHKPIEVFFGGLTGILLTLILYYFFIW
- a CDS encoding leucyl aminopeptidase, yielding MFKTKNIHPFEQESEVLIVGLKDKPEKFEGLLSELDEAFSGELTELVKSGDVSAKAKSTAKIHTFGKVKAKRLFFVGTGKEKDLTFDLLKEIFGRVFKELKSQGQSHVSVMLDTFLAEGIEAQDAAHALAESFALSTYEFEGYKRKSNRPDKRIESITVLSASSEEELDAALAVGYAYGKGTNSARTLVNTPGNLLTATDLASHAIQLAEKYGFETDILDKEEMEKLGMGAFLAVNQGSVEPPKMIVLKYQGKENWEDVIGLVGKGITFDTGGYSIKPKDGIVGMKSDMGGAAAVLGAMEVIGELKPEQNVVAVIPSTDNMISGAAFKPDDVITSMSGKTIEVLNTDAEGRLALADAMTYAKHHGAQYLIDVATLTGGVIVALGLDKTGALTNHEELFEQVLEASDEAGEFIWRLPYTKKDIERVRGSQIADLNNSPGRDGHAIMGGAFVGEFAEGTPWVHLDIAGTATTTKGYDLGPAGATGAMTRTLALLVERFEPIK